In a single window of the Actinomycetota bacterium genome:
- a CDS encoding crotonase/enoyl-CoA hydratase family protein has translation MATPPRREDRPGQETEADRYETLLYGVDEARATATITLNRPERLNTIVPPMPEEFERAVRRATLDNRVKVVVVRGAGRSFCAGYDFAGGFHHWDDSITTDGEWDPGKDFVFATAPTLAPTQKFMSMWRTPKPVIAQVHGWCVGGGSEMALCADLVIASDDARFGTPYARMWGCHLSGMWIYRLGLARAKEFALTGRSVSGREAAAIGLINRSVPFADLEAEVARWATQLAAVPASQLAAMKLVVNQAFEHQGLHATQVLGPILDGLMRNTPDAHRFVDLAGQGVNAVLAERDGPWGDYSQAPPDEQPDPNNVIVP, from the coding sequence ATGGCCACGCCACCCCGCCGGGAGGACCGCCCCGGCCAAGAGACCGAAGCCGACCGCTACGAGACGCTGCTGTACGGCGTCGACGAAGCGAGGGCGACGGCGACGATCACCCTGAACCGGCCCGAGCGCCTCAACACGATCGTGCCGCCGATGCCCGAGGAGTTCGAACGCGCCGTGCGGCGGGCCACGCTCGACAACCGCGTCAAGGTCGTGGTCGTACGTGGGGCCGGCCGGTCCTTCTGCGCCGGATACGACTTTGCCGGCGGGTTCCACCACTGGGACGACAGCATCACCACCGACGGGGAGTGGGACCCCGGCAAGGATTTCGTGTTCGCCACCGCACCGACCCTCGCGCCCACGCAGAAGTTCATGTCGATGTGGCGTACACCCAAGCCCGTCATCGCCCAGGTGCACGGCTGGTGCGTGGGCGGGGGCAGCGAGATGGCGCTCTGTGCCGACCTGGTGATCGCCAGCGACGACGCCCGCTTCGGCACCCCGTACGCGCGCATGTGGGGCTGCCACCTCTCGGGGATGTGGATCTACCGGCTCGGCCTCGCCCGGGCGAAGGAGTTCGCCCTCACCGGCCGGTCGGTGTCGGGTCGCGAGGCCGCGGCGATCGGGTTGATCAACCGGTCCGTGCCCTTCGCCGACCTCGAGGCAGAAGTGGCGCGTTGGGCCACGCAGCTCGCGGCTGTGCCCGCGTCTCAGCTGGCCGCGATGAAGCTGGTGGTCAACCAGGCGTTCGAGCACCAGGGCCTGCACGCCACACAGGTGCTCGGCCCGATCCTCGACGGCCTGATGCGCAACACCCCCGACGCCCACCGCTTCGTGGATCTCGCCGGTCAGGGGGTCAACGCGGTATTGGCCGAGCGCGACGGACCGTGGGGCGACTACAGCCAAGCGCCGCCCGACGAGCAACCCGACCCGAACAACGTGATCGTGCCGTGA
- the kdpA gene encoding potassium-transporting ATPase subunit KdpA has protein sequence MSAASWVQFFALIALVLVTGVPLGRYMARVYGDGERAPGDRFFTPIENVFYRVCRIDPQREQRWTVYAYSLIGFSLMSFLMLYLILRLQGAMPVNPTDVGAVIPHLSFNTAVSFVTNTNWQSYGGEDTMSHFTQMIGLTVQNFVSAAVGMATVAALIRGLARRRAGTIGNFWVDLTRGVTRILLPLSILVAVVLIGLGVVQNLSGFTAATTIEAGTEQLIPGGPVASQVAIRQLGTNGGGFYNTNAAHPFENPTGLTNFIELWAEVVIPFAFAFTFGRMVKDRRQGRAVFAVMFVLWAGASLAAMGLEGNGNPRLDALGADQSVSAEQSGGNMEGKEIRFGTAASGLYAASTTGTSTGSVNSMHDSFTPLGGGVVMAHMMLGEVSPGGVGVGLSGVLVMAILAVFIAGLMVGRTPEFLGKKIQSNEMKMVALYVLAMPAAVLGFTGASMLVGSVLDTTMWNTGSHGFSEILYAFASAGNNNGSAFAGITANTHWMNTTLGIAMLIGRFLLILPVLAIAGALAQKRATPATAGTFPTHTPLFVGLVVGVILIVGGLTFFPALALGPIVEHLSL, from the coding sequence ATGTCGGCCGCCAGCTGGGTGCAGTTCTTCGCGTTGATCGCGCTGGTCCTCGTCACCGGCGTACCGCTCGGGCGATACATGGCTCGGGTCTACGGAGACGGTGAACGCGCGCCGGGCGATCGGTTCTTCACGCCGATCGAGAACGTCTTCTATCGAGTGTGCCGGATCGATCCGCAGCGAGAGCAGCGCTGGACCGTCTACGCGTACTCGCTGATCGGGTTCAGCCTGATGTCGTTCCTGATGCTGTATCTCATCCTGCGGCTCCAGGGCGCGATGCCGGTCAACCCGACCGATGTCGGCGCGGTGATCCCGCACCTGTCGTTCAACACCGCGGTCAGCTTCGTGACCAACACGAACTGGCAGTCCTACGGCGGCGAGGACACGATGAGCCACTTCACCCAGATGATTGGCTTGACGGTGCAGAACTTCGTGTCGGCCGCAGTCGGCATGGCCACCGTCGCGGCGCTGATCCGCGGGTTGGCGCGTCGTCGGGCGGGCACGATCGGCAACTTCTGGGTCGACCTGACCCGCGGCGTGACCCGCATCCTGTTGCCGCTGTCGATCCTCGTCGCGGTGGTGTTGATCGGCCTCGGCGTGGTCCAGAACCTGAGCGGCTTCACCGCGGCCACCACGATCGAGGCCGGCACCGAGCAGCTCATCCCCGGAGGCCCGGTGGCGAGCCAGGTGGCGATTCGCCAGCTCGGCACGAACGGCGGCGGCTTCTACAACACCAACGCCGCCCACCCGTTCGAGAACCCGACCGGGCTCACCAACTTCATCGAGCTCTGGGCCGAGGTCGTGATCCCGTTCGCGTTCGCGTTCACGTTCGGGCGGATGGTCAAGGACCGCCGCCAGGGCCGCGCCGTGTTCGCGGTGATGTTCGTCCTGTGGGCCGGCGCGTCGCTCGCCGCGATGGGCCTGGAAGGCAACGGCAACCCGCGCCTCGACGCGCTCGGCGCCGATCAGTCGGTGAGCGCCGAGCAGTCGGGCGGGAACATGGAAGGCAAGGAGATCCGCTTCGGAACGGCCGCTTCGGGTCTCTACGCGGCATCGACGACCGGCACCTCGACGGGGTCGGTGAACTCGATGCACGACAGCTTCACCCCGCTCGGCGGGGGAGTGGTGATGGCCCACATGATGCTCGGGGAAGTGAGCCCGGGCGGGGTCGGCGTCGGGCTGAGCGGCGTGCTGGTGATGGCCATCCTGGCGGTGTTCATCGCCGGGTTGATGGTGGGACGGACACCTGAGTTCCTCGGCAAGAAGATCCAGTCCAACGAGATGAAGATGGTCGCCCTGTACGTGCTCGCGATGCCGGCAGCGGTACTCGGGTTCACCGGGGCGTCGATGCTCGTCGGATCGGTGCTCGACACGACGATGTGGAACACCGGATCACACGGGTTCAGCGAGATCCTCTACGCCTTCGCCTCGGCGGGCAACAACAACGGCTCGGCCTTCGCCGGGATCACCGCCAACACCCACTGGATGAACACCACGTTGGGCATCGCGATGCTGATCGGGCGCTTCTTACTGATCCTTCCCGTCCTCGCCATCGCCGGCGCGCTTGCCCAGAAGCGGGCCACGCCGGCCACCGCGGGCACGTTCCCCACCCACACCCCGCTGTTCGTCGGCCTCGTCGTCGGCGTGATCTTGATCGTCGGCGGACTGACCTTCTTCCCCGCGCTGGCTCTCGGCCCCATCGTCGAGCACCTGTCCCTCTAG
- a CDS encoding K(+)-transporting ATPase subunit F, which yields MTADNLVALFIAVLLTGFLVGALLFPEKF from the coding sequence ATGACCGCCGACAACCTCGTCGCCTTGTTCATCGCCGTCCTGCTGACCGGGTTCTTGGTCGGGGCGTTGCTGTTCCCGGAGAAGTTCTGA
- a CDS encoding DUF1801 domain-containing protein: MVEKKSNKSATRAKKAAGKRADPQPVLLAGGNPQIPKGYGDAPVQAYLDAMPDWKQDVGRQIDALVVRAVPNVYKAVKWNSPLYGIEGDGWFLSFHCFTKYVKVSFFRGTSLDPIPPGESKTLETRYLDIHEDEPIDEAQFTVWVKQASQLPGERM, encoded by the coding sequence ATGGTTGAGAAGAAGTCCAACAAGTCGGCGACGCGTGCGAAGAAGGCTGCCGGCAAGCGGGCCGACCCCCAGCCGGTCCTCCTCGCCGGCGGTAACCCTCAGATCCCGAAGGGTTACGGAGACGCTCCGGTGCAGGCCTATCTCGACGCGATGCCGGATTGGAAGCAAGACGTCGGCCGGCAGATCGACGCGCTCGTGGTGCGCGCCGTCCCGAACGTGTACAAGGCGGTGAAGTGGAACTCGCCCCTGTACGGCATCGAAGGCGACGGCTGGTTCCTCTCTTTCCACTGCTTCACCAAGTACGTCAAGGTCTCGTTCTTCCGCGGCACCTCGCTGGACCCGATCCCGCCTGGTGAGTCGAAGACGCTCGAGACCCGCTACCTCGACATCCACGAGGACGAACCGATCGACGAAGCTCAGTTCACCGTTTGGGTGAAGCAAGCCAGCCAACTGCCAGGAGAACGCATGTGA
- a CDS encoding SDR family NAD(P)-dependent oxidoreductase, protein MTSTRSPEGGVRGRVIVGTLGLDQHEVGALAVTRMLARHGFEVAYLGRFNTPAGLAGAAVQEDADVVGVSVHSWEYDAYVDELVTRCHEAGTAVVLGGSVLTEADRIALSGRGVDAVFGAYASDAEIVGAFDELVARRRAGASFPGPSEGSDAAPRPDPLLLRDRVVAITGAARGLGRAYVTEAVRLGARVVANDIDADELAGIAGDRVSTVAADVSTPKGADAVVAAALESAGRLDAVVSNAGALRSGSILRVGAEDVDFVLGVHVRGTFLLAQAAGRHWRAEAGEDRTPEAALVTTTSSAGLYGFRGEAVYSAAKAAVAAFSIVAADEFARFGVTVNGVAPVARTRLTEWMGPPAATDPAGDPLDPSHVAPFVCWLLGPAARQVTGRVFEIGDGSVSIAAGWRPGEPETLPADHDPARVDAIMRRLVARAEPPHPILTPTLPAPPA, encoded by the coding sequence GTGACGTCGACGCGCTCGCCCGAGGGCGGTGTGCGCGGCCGGGTGATCGTCGGCACGCTCGGCCTCGACCAGCACGAGGTCGGCGCGCTGGCCGTCACCCGCATGCTCGCCCGCCACGGTTTCGAGGTCGCCTACCTCGGCCGGTTCAACACCCCGGCGGGGCTGGCCGGCGCGGCGGTGCAAGAAGACGCCGACGTCGTCGGCGTGTCCGTGCATTCCTGGGAGTACGACGCTTACGTCGACGAGCTGGTGACCCGCTGCCACGAGGCGGGGACTGCGGTCGTGCTGGGTGGGTCGGTGCTCACCGAGGCAGATCGGATCGCCCTCTCCGGCCGCGGTGTCGACGCCGTGTTCGGTGCGTACGCCTCCGACGCCGAGATCGTCGGCGCGTTCGACGAGCTCGTCGCCCGTCGACGCGCGGGTGCGTCCTTCCCTGGCCCGTCAGAGGGCTCCGACGCGGCGCCGCGACCCGACCCGCTGTTGCTGCGCGACCGGGTGGTGGCGATCACCGGCGCGGCGCGTGGCCTCGGCCGGGCCTACGTCACCGAAGCGGTCAGATTGGGCGCCCGAGTCGTCGCCAACGACATCGATGCCGACGAGCTGGCCGGGATCGCCGGAGACCGAGTGAGCACCGTCGCCGCCGATGTCTCCACACCGAAGGGCGCCGATGCCGTGGTCGCCGCGGCATTGGAGTCCGCCGGCCGCTTGGACGCGGTGGTGTCGAACGCAGGCGCGCTGCGCTCTGGATCGATCCTGCGCGTCGGTGCCGAAGACGTGGACTTCGTGCTCGGGGTGCACGTACGCGGCACCTTCCTCCTCGCTCAGGCGGCGGGAAGGCATTGGCGAGCCGAAGCCGGCGAGGACCGCACGCCTGAAGCAGCGCTCGTCACCACCACCTCGTCGGCTGGTCTCTACGGATTCCGAGGCGAAGCCGTGTACAGCGCGGCTAAGGCTGCGGTGGCAGCCTTCTCGATCGTGGCCGCCGACGAGTTCGCCCGCTTCGGGGTCACCGTCAACGGCGTCGCGCCGGTGGCGCGCACCAGGCTCACGGAGTGGATGGGCCCTCCCGCCGCCACCGATCCCGCCGGAGATCCACTCGACCCCTCACACGTCGCGCCGTTCGTCTGCTGGCTCCTCGGACCCGCCGCGCGCCAGGTGACCGGGCGCGTGTTCGAGATCGGCGACGGATCGGTGAGTATCGCCGCGGGCTGGCGCCCCGGGGAACCCGAGACGCTGCCGGCCGACCACGATCCGGCACGAGTGGACGCCATCATGCGCCGCCTGGTGGCGAGGGCCGAGCCACCCCACCCGATCCTCACCCCCACACTCCCGGCTCCCCCCGCCTAG
- a CDS encoding aspartate aminotransferase family protein yields the protein MSEEELFERLAQYRAGDLDTKGGRTWAYVYDPGRADIDRVAKRALVDFYDENALDPTVFPSLLRLENDVVGIARDHLRGDDMVVGNFTTGGTESIMMAVKAARDRARTLRPDLTDPTMVLPVTAHASFHKAAHYFGVQAVSVPVDTTTWKADVDAMAAACDDRTILLVGSAVSYAHGVVDPIPELGRLALERDLLLHVDGCIGGFVLPYFRDLGREVTDFDFAVPGVTSMSMDFHKYAYCPKGASVVLYRDASLRRHQLYAKAAWTGYTVINTTFQSTKSGGALAATWAVLNYVGDVGFRDIAERTLAAVDAIRAGIEDIDDLAVMGDPESTLIALSSDTVNVFDVVDEMRAQRWFVQPQLGFAGSRENIHLSVGGASLALVPELLTDLAAACERAKAAPTPPVDDALVALLHSLDPATLGDDEFDLLLAGAGMGSEGGAPEVPERTAGINAILNVCPPELAERVLVEFFNRLYVPSTPPRSRSDL from the coding sequence ATGTCGGAAGAGGAGCTGTTCGAGCGGCTGGCGCAGTACCGCGCCGGCGACCTCGACACCAAGGGCGGGCGGACGTGGGCGTACGTGTACGACCCGGGCCGGGCAGACATCGACCGCGTCGCCAAGCGCGCGCTGGTCGACTTCTACGACGAGAACGCGCTCGACCCGACCGTGTTCCCGTCGCTGCTGCGCCTGGAGAACGACGTCGTCGGCATCGCCCGCGACCATCTCCGCGGCGACGACATGGTGGTCGGCAACTTCACCACCGGTGGTACCGAGTCGATCATGATGGCGGTCAAGGCCGCTCGTGACCGGGCCCGAACGCTGCGACCCGACCTGACCGATCCGACCATGGTGCTGCCGGTCACCGCGCACGCCTCGTTCCACAAGGCCGCGCACTACTTCGGCGTGCAGGCGGTGTCGGTGCCGGTTGACACCACCACTTGGAAGGCCGACGTCGACGCGATGGCGGCGGCGTGCGACGACCGCACGATCCTGCTGGTCGGTTCGGCCGTCTCGTACGCGCACGGGGTCGTCGACCCGATCCCCGAGTTGGGCAGGCTGGCCCTCGAGCGTGACCTGCTGTTGCACGTCGACGGCTGCATCGGCGGATTCGTGCTGCCGTACTTCCGCGACCTCGGGCGCGAGGTGACCGACTTCGACTTCGCGGTTCCCGGCGTGACGTCGATGTCGATGGACTTCCACAAGTACGCGTACTGCCCGAAGGGTGCATCGGTGGTGCTCTACCGCGACGCCTCGTTGCGCCGTCACCAGCTCTACGCAAAGGCGGCGTGGACCGGCTACACGGTGATCAACACCACCTTCCAGAGCACGAAGTCCGGAGGGGCGCTTGCCGCCACGTGGGCGGTGCTGAACTACGTCGGTGATGTCGGGTTCCGCGACATCGCCGAACGCACGCTCGCCGCGGTCGACGCCATCCGAGCCGGGATCGAGGACATCGACGATCTGGCGGTGATGGGTGATCCGGAGTCGACCCTGATCGCGCTCTCGAGCGACACGGTGAACGTGTTCGACGTCGTCGACGAGATGCGCGCCCAGCGCTGGTTCGTGCAGCCCCAGCTCGGCTTCGCCGGCAGCAGGGAGAACATCCACCTGTCGGTCGGCGGAGCCAGCCTCGCGCTGGTGCCCGAGCTCCTCACCGACCTGGCCGCAGCGTGCGAGCGGGCCAAGGCCGCGCCGACGCCGCCCGTCGACGACGCGCTGGTCGCGCTGCTGCACTCGCTCGACCCGGCCACCTTGGGCGACGACGAGTTCGACCTGCTGCTGGCCGGCGCGGGGATGGGCAGCGAGGGCGGCGCCCCCGAGGTGCCCGAGCGCACCGCCGGGATCAACGCGATCCTCAACGTGTGCCCACCGGAGCTGGCCGAGCGCGTGCTGGTCGAGTTCTTCAACCGTCTCTACGTCCCGAGCACTCCCCCACGTTCTCGGTCGGATTTGTGA
- a CDS encoding DUF1214 domain-containing protein, with the protein MTEPAEIPFDAASADPVADLAGGLEQARAAVAAEVAGRGPLEAERALYFLLSAYDLATEMWFQKGDPTTPQLTNWEQPWRKYGGDNPTTTYLSAAVSPRHRYRLQGLVGDAVYAGVQVYTRGPGYNAPSGNISDRQLVDAAGAIDLLIGGDDPGDGRPWLPLTADDYLVMLRLYFEHPVLGDAGFSMERIDETPGAAPSLTERARTAHAFFVDEVRSTMSVTDVLRQAGVNAYPPPDAPVHMPRYTGALFPTIDNAYDGFFVDLAPGQALRLVGRLPEARFSSFVFYDRWFNTPDFATHRCYLTGNDVQLARDGTYELLLGPTDPGHPNWIDTAGLLQGIFAIRCLLPEQRRLPEASVITL; encoded by the coding sequence GTGACCGAACCTGCCGAGATCCCGTTCGATGCCGCGTCCGCCGACCCGGTCGCCGACCTGGCCGGCGGGCTCGAGCAAGCCCGTGCAGCGGTGGCCGCCGAGGTCGCGGGTCGTGGCCCCCTGGAGGCCGAGCGCGCCCTCTACTTCTTGCTGTCGGCGTACGACCTCGCGACCGAGATGTGGTTCCAGAAGGGCGACCCGACGACACCGCAGCTCACCAACTGGGAGCAGCCGTGGCGCAAGTACGGCGGTGACAACCCGACCACCACCTACCTGAGTGCCGCCGTCTCACCTCGGCACCGCTACCGGTTGCAGGGCCTGGTCGGCGACGCCGTCTACGCCGGGGTGCAGGTGTACACGCGTGGCCCGGGGTACAACGCGCCGTCGGGGAACATCTCGGATCGCCAACTCGTCGACGCGGCGGGTGCCATCGACCTGCTGATCGGTGGCGACGATCCCGGCGACGGGCGGCCCTGGCTGCCGCTCACGGCCGACGACTACTTGGTCATGCTCCGGCTCTACTTCGAGCATCCAGTCCTCGGGGACGCGGGCTTCTCGATGGAGCGCATCGACGAGACGCCCGGCGCGGCGCCGTCGTTGACCGAGCGAGCCCGCACCGCGCACGCGTTCTTCGTCGACGAGGTGCGCTCGACGATGAGCGTCACCGACGTGCTGCGCCAGGCCGGTGTCAACGCTTATCCGCCACCGGATGCCCCGGTGCACATGCCCCGCTACACGGGCGCGCTGTTCCCGACCATCGACAACGCCTACGACGGGTTCTTCGTCGACCTCGCACCGGGCCAGGCCCTGCGCCTGGTCGGCCGACTTCCCGAAGCCCGCTTCTCGTCGTTCGTGTTCTACGACCGGTGGTTCAACACCCCCGACTTCGCTACCCATCGGTGCTACCTGACGGGCAACGATGTGCAGCTCGCCCGAGACGGGACCTACGAGTTGTTGCTCGGACCCACCGACCCCGGCCATCCGAACTGGATCGACACGGCCGGCCTCCTCCAGGGGATCTTCGCCATTCGCTGCCTACTGCCCGAGCAGCGCCGCCTGCCCGAAGCCTCGGTCATCACCCTCTAG
- a CDS encoding alpha/beta fold hydrolase, with product MLRFESFDGTRIAYTEDGDPGGPAVLLHHGFAADTVANWTRPGVVRVLAATGRRVVSIDARGHGESDKPHDPKAYGGNAMVRDVQALLDHLGIDAVDVVGYSMGSFVSAALVPDEPRARSLVLGGVGAALTAGRPRGLSALADALEADDPSTITDATARGFRLFADSTGADRLALAALQRAERAHDSSRLADIDVPTLVLVGDADVLVGPPQPLADAIPGARVKVVSGDHLSAVADPAFAQALVDFLAEVSPA from the coding sequence ATGCTGCGGTTCGAGAGCTTCGACGGGACGAGGATCGCCTACACCGAGGACGGAGACCCCGGCGGTCCGGCGGTGCTGCTGCACCACGGTTTCGCCGCTGACACCGTCGCCAACTGGACCCGCCCCGGTGTCGTGAGGGTGTTGGCCGCAACGGGCCGTCGGGTCGTCAGCATCGATGCCCGCGGCCACGGCGAGTCCGACAAGCCCCACGACCCGAAGGCGTACGGGGGCAACGCAATGGTGCGTGACGTCCAGGCGCTGCTCGACCACCTCGGCATCGACGCCGTCGACGTGGTCGGCTACTCGATGGGCTCATTCGTGTCGGCGGCGCTCGTGCCCGACGAGCCCCGCGCCCGCTCGCTGGTCCTCGGTGGTGTCGGCGCCGCGCTCACCGCGGGGAGACCGCGCGGTCTGTCGGCGTTGGCCGACGCGCTCGAAGCCGACGACCCGTCGACGATCACCGACGCGACGGCACGCGGGTTCCGGCTCTTCGCCGACTCGACGGGTGCCGACCGACTCGCCCTCGCCGCGCTCCAGCGGGCGGAGCGCGCGCACGACAGCTCGCGCCTCGCAGACATCGACGTGCCGACGCTCGTGCTCGTCGGCGACGCCGACGTCCTCGTCGGCCCGCCGCAGCCTCTCGCCGACGCCATCCCCGGCGCTCGGGTGAAGGTCGTGAGCGGCGACCACCTGAGCGCTGTTGCCGACCCGGCGTTCGCGCAGGCGCTCGTCGACTTCCTCGCCGAGGTCAGCCCGGCCTGA
- a CDS encoding glycoside hydrolase family 3 C-terminal domain-containing protein: MTPEERLWCLDGDAPTWAGLTFLVGGGYHRTPFHAARVERVGLAGISFSDGPRGCAIGNATAFPVSMARGATWDPELEERVGDAIGRELRAAGANLTGAVCVNVLRHPAWGRAQETYGEDPFHVGELGAAFTRGLQHHVMACVKHFACNSMENARFSVDIEIDEVALHEVYLPHFKRIVDEGAAAVMSAYNSVNGEWCGQSHALLTDVLRGEWGFRGFVISDWIFGLRDAATSLAAGLGLEMPYRMVRFRDLPSALERGEASWDDVDTAVRHLVATLLRFEDVLSAPPPPPEVTGTAKHRDLAREVAARSIVLLRNEPVAGKPGLPLAPDARLAVVGRLADRVNIGDGGSSDVWDLECHTVLGGLQSAFGAVTHDDGSDPARAAALAADADAAVVVVGYTFLDEGEYIGQTDPSLRDLFPPADEPEVVAEFQAAVALLAERTVPERIKERPVGFSIGGDRTSLRLPEADVALIRAAAAANPCTVVVIQSGSAVVVTEWVDSVPALVQSWYAGCQAGPGLADVLLGHVNPSARLPFSVPADESHLPPFDREATSFTYDRWHGWWHLRRTGQAAAFPFGFGLSYTGFELLDDVAVSVVGGAVVATGALRNVGARAGADVVQLYADLPDADAPARLVGFLRVEVPAGETKRFELQVPLDRLSTRDPEAHAWRQPTGRHVFRVARHAEDPDAIRVAVTL, translated from the coding sequence ATGACCCCCGAGGAACGGCTGTGGTGCCTCGACGGCGACGCGCCCACCTGGGCCGGGCTCACCTTCCTCGTGGGCGGCGGCTACCACCGCACCCCGTTCCACGCGGCCCGCGTCGAGCGCGTCGGGCTGGCGGGGATCTCCTTCTCCGACGGTCCCCGCGGCTGCGCCATCGGCAATGCCACCGCCTTCCCCGTCTCGATGGCCCGCGGCGCCACGTGGGACCCCGAGCTCGAGGAGCGGGTCGGCGACGCCATCGGCCGAGAGCTGCGCGCGGCTGGCGCCAACCTCACCGGCGCGGTCTGCGTGAACGTGCTCCGCCACCCGGCGTGGGGAAGAGCGCAGGAGACCTACGGCGAGGACCCGTTCCACGTCGGCGAGCTCGGCGCCGCCTTCACCCGCGGCCTGCAACACCACGTGATGGCGTGCGTGAAGCACTTCGCCTGCAACTCGATGGAAAACGCCCGCTTCTCCGTCGACATCGAGATCGACGAGGTCGCCCTCCACGAGGTGTACCTGCCCCACTTCAAGCGGATCGTCGACGAAGGCGCGGCGGCGGTGATGTCCGCCTACAACTCCGTCAACGGCGAGTGGTGCGGCCAGAGCCACGCGCTGCTCACCGACGTGCTGCGCGGCGAGTGGGGCTTTCGCGGCTTCGTCATCAGCGACTGGATCTTCGGCCTCCGCGACGCCGCGACATCCCTCGCGGCCGGCCTCGGTCTCGAGATGCCCTACCGCATGGTGCGCTTCCGTGACCTGCCGTCCGCCCTCGAACGTGGCGAGGCGTCGTGGGACGACGTCGACACCGCGGTCCGGCACCTCGTCGCCACCCTGCTGCGCTTCGAAGACGTGCTCTCGGCTCCGCCCCCGCCGCCCGAGGTGACCGGAACGGCGAAGCACCGCGATCTGGCGCGCGAGGTCGCCGCGCGGTCGATCGTCCTGTTGCGCAACGAGCCCGTAGCGGGGAAGCCCGGTCTGCCGCTGGCACCCGACGCCCGGCTGGCGGTGGTCGGCCGCCTCGCCGACCGGGTGAACATCGGCGACGGTGGGTCGAGCGACGTCTGGGATCTCGAATGCCACACCGTGCTGGGCGGCCTGCAGAGCGCGTTCGGTGCCGTGACTCACGACGACGGCAGTGACCCGGCGCGGGCTGCGGCGCTGGCCGCCGATGCCGACGCCGCGGTGGTGGTGGTCGGCTACACGTTCCTCGACGAGGGCGAGTACATCGGCCAGACAGACCCGTCGCTGCGCGACCTGTTCCCTCCCGCCGACGAGCCCGAGGTCGTCGCCGAGTTCCAGGCCGCCGTCGCCCTGCTGGCCGAAAGGACCGTGCCGGAGCGCATCAAGGAGCGACCGGTCGGCTTCAGCATCGGCGGTGATCGCACGTCTCTACGGCTACCCGAGGCCGACGTCGCCCTGATCCGGGCCGCCGCCGCTGCCAACCCGTGCACCGTCGTCGTCATCCAGTCCGGCAGCGCTGTCGTCGTCACCGAGTGGGTCGACTCCGTCCCTGCGCTCGTCCAGTCCTGGTACGCCGGTTGCCAGGCCGGGCCAGGCCTGGCCGACGTCCTGCTCGGGCACGTCAACCCTTCGGCGCGACTCCCCTTCAGCGTTCCGGCCGACGAGTCGCACCTCCCGCCGTTCGACCGTGAGGCCACCTCGTTCACCTACGACCGCTGGCACGGGTGGTGGCACCTGCGACGCACGGGGCAAGCAGCGGCGTTCCCGTTCGGCTTCGGGCTGTCGTACACCGGGTTCGAGCTGCTCGACGACGTCGCAGTCTCGGTCGTCGGTGGCGCAGTCGTGGCCACGGGGGCACTGCGCAACGTGGGCGCCCGCGCTGGCGCCGACGTGGTGCAGCTCTACGCCGATCTCCCCGACGCCGATGCACCGGCGAGGCTCGTCGGCTTCCTCCGCGTCGAGGTCCCCGCCGGCGAGACCAAGCGCTTCGAGCTGCAGGTGCCACTCGACCGCCTCTCCACCCGCGACCCCGAAGCACACGCGTGGCGGCAACCGACCGGCCGTCACGTGTTCCGCGTCGCCCGCCACGCCGAGGACCCTGACGCCATCCGTGTGGCGGTCACCCTTTGA